A window of the Rhizobium viscosum genome harbors these coding sequences:
- a CDS encoding WD40 repeat domain-containing protein: MGQPGNVALTVEHDGSVEAIAFSPDGSRFASGGGDTMLRVRTVGTGAPLDVPSEGFVSSIAFSPDATTFAVADFEQVHVRDGSTGAAIWSGPIEAGTSVNVVRFTPDGTMLVAATDMVVALFDSANGAPGLRIPVDRPLIADLDLSRDGTRIALAIDERHGGDHRNAGSARVLEVATGTELGRLTPDNAVFAVAFNPDGSVVLCSAADDTVRMFEAEGGAQLWPTEDEVDEDVTAPNSVAFDPRGRWIVVGGADGFARILEAESGVERGRAPKAPPGLPDPGFGAVTHVAFGPNGKVAASASIDNVVRLFNLDGKEHYAVNTDEVLAMAFSPDGRWLGLGCRGHAVVIDNGDFGAVG; the protein is encoded by the coding sequence ATGGGTCAACCCGGAAACGTCGCGCTCACCGTCGAACATGATGGGTCCGTCGAGGCGATCGCCTTCAGTCCGGACGGCAGCCGGTTCGCCAGCGGTGGCGGCGACACAATGTTGCGGGTGCGCACCGTAGGCACCGGGGCACCCCTGGACGTTCCCAGCGAGGGGTTCGTGTCCAGCATCGCGTTCAGCCCTGACGCGACGACATTCGCCGTTGCGGATTTCGAGCAGGTCCACGTCCGCGACGGCTCAACCGGAGCTGCGATCTGGAGCGGACCGATCGAAGCGGGCACCTCGGTCAACGTGGTCCGCTTTACCCCGGATGGCACGATGCTGGTCGCCGCTACCGACATGGTGGTGGCCCTGTTCGACAGCGCGAACGGGGCGCCGGGGCTGCGTATTCCCGTCGACCGGCCGCTCATCGCCGATCTCGACCTGAGCCGCGACGGCACCAGGATCGCTCTGGCGATCGACGAACGCCATGGCGGCGATCACCGAAATGCCGGTTCCGCGCGCGTACTCGAAGTGGCCACCGGCACCGAGCTGGGGCGGCTCACTCCGGACAATGCCGTTTTTGCCGTCGCGTTCAATCCGGACGGCTCCGTGGTTCTGTGTAGCGCCGCCGACGATACCGTCCGGATGTTCGAGGCGGAAGGCGGAGCGCAACTGTGGCCAACCGAGGACGAGGTCGACGAAGACGTCACCGCACCGAATTCTGTGGCATTCGATCCCAGGGGCCGGTGGATCGTGGTCGGCGGCGCAGACGGTTTCGCCCGGATACTGGAGGCGGAGTCCGGGGTGGAGCGGGGGCGGGCGCCCAAGGCACCCCCAGGGCTCCCCGACCCGGGTTTCGGTGCGGTAACCCATGTGGCGTTTGGCCCGAACGGCAAGGTGGCGGCCAGCGCCTCTATCGACAATGTGGTGCGCCTCTTCAACCTGGACGGCAAGGAACACTATGCCGTCAACACCGACGAAGTGCTTGCGATGGCTTTCAGCCCGGACGGACGCTGGCTGGGGTTGGGCTGCCGCGGCCACGCCGTTGTAATCGACAACGGCGACTTCGGCGCAGTGGGGTGA
- a CDS encoding DUF6603 domain-containing protein, producing the protein MDPHELLDQVGSRLLALAEHAVNSLVQQLPQLGDDPSAAGTVLAGRLLSVHDRLPAGNSLVDLFRQMFGNLEAGSSVRLHGWRRAPDAPPGLALVLSDPTDPAAGRAVLGVTPGGPIFDLVVTPGASLSMLPTPGPWTARPTIATPEGWDAAFGPGLDPIVPNGTVSVRVERAERLSVGMSEGPGMSVAGIVLSVAATPGQPPHVEMELRGLTVAILPKVLADLLGARGAMAGGPGAVNVTIRADRVGGLRFVDTGTLNVPLPLRLNVPGVRTRGAAIKLSIDGGVPRLALSMSAAADLPGLPLHVSLDGAGIDLPVVLSPTTPLGIDPNGLEEVFPEGLATELRLPPVSGGGVVRRTEDGYAGLISLDLGVLRLQAIALLRPPVGSDPISFLALLSATFPAPGLQLGLGFALDAVGGLIGVHRSVEVNELQRLIMDGNADRVLFPDNAVERAREIVGSLEAAFPITPGRMLVGPMVRITWGARIVSLSGALILELPAPARAILVGRLLICLPDPFVPLIRLQASVLGRVDPSVPVVELLVSLTGSWIVGLAVRGEMYMLVRGGHDPVFVLSAGGFHPRYTRPAGVPALSSLQIDLAPSLVFGLRMEAYLAVTSNAVMFGGQVQLDATIAECGVQGWLGLDALFVFDPVFAFSVRVRAGVAVRAFGRRLASVGLDFTLEGPAHWHAFGTGSISVLFWDVELDFDIVWGQPAVGQEGGRDPIESLRVAVGMAQAWMAERPQTERSALMLTPEANKKLAKGDIVHPDATLRVTQTVVPLGVPITRFERRQVPVQTWTIKVVTLGQSTVDVAGNPNKFPALAERFVPGEYFELTEDQQLSGPAFVNHAGGVRVDTDGVSVGVGHRVDDRYETAYEPPPPLPAREFSGWAGRYRGEAVYAVSVAERLERWRSSDATVRVRRPTLSVAAVNDLRPMLSDVSLVNATANVWEALHQRLDTDLAVQLVESWELNS; encoded by the coding sequence ATGGACCCTCACGAACTACTGGATCAGGTCGGTAGCAGGCTGCTCGCACTGGCGGAACACGCCGTCAACAGCCTGGTCCAGCAACTGCCTCAGCTCGGAGACGACCCGTCGGCTGCCGGCACGGTGTTGGCCGGCCGGCTCCTGTCGGTCCATGACCGGCTGCCCGCGGGGAATTCGCTGGTCGACCTTTTTCGCCAAATGTTCGGCAACCTGGAGGCCGGCTCATCCGTGCGGCTTCACGGCTGGCGGCGGGCGCCCGATGCGCCGCCCGGGCTCGCGCTGGTGCTGAGCGACCCCACCGATCCGGCGGCAGGGCGCGCCGTGCTCGGGGTGACGCCGGGCGGTCCGATATTTGACCTGGTCGTTACTCCGGGAGCCAGCCTGTCGATGTTGCCGACTCCCGGGCCGTGGACGGCAAGACCCACGATCGCCACTCCCGAAGGCTGGGATGCTGCCTTCGGTCCCGGCCTGGACCCGATCGTTCCGAATGGGACCGTGTCCGTTCGGGTCGAGCGGGCCGAACGGCTGTCGGTCGGGATGAGCGAAGGGCCTGGAATGAGCGTGGCCGGCATCGTCCTGAGCGTCGCCGCGACGCCGGGGCAGCCGCCGCATGTCGAGATGGAGCTGCGCGGCCTCACCGTCGCCATCCTGCCAAAGGTCCTCGCTGACCTGCTCGGCGCCCGCGGTGCGATGGCGGGCGGCCCCGGTGCCGTCAACGTCACTATCCGGGCTGATCGGGTCGGCGGACTGCGGTTTGTCGACACCGGCACCTTGAACGTCCCGCTGCCGCTCCGGCTGAATGTGCCAGGAGTCCGCACCCGTGGTGCGGCCATCAAGTTGAGTATCGACGGCGGTGTCCCGCGGCTTGCCTTGTCTATGTCAGCCGCAGCCGACTTGCCCGGGCTGCCGTTGCACGTCTCGCTGGATGGAGCCGGCATCGATCTCCCGGTGGTCCTGTCGCCCACGACACCTCTGGGCATTGATCCGAACGGGCTCGAGGAGGTGTTCCCGGAAGGCCTTGCCACTGAACTTAGGCTGCCGCCCGTATCTGGTGGCGGCGTCGTCCGTCGGACGGAAGACGGCTATGCCGGACTGATCTCCCTGGATCTGGGCGTGTTGCGGTTGCAGGCCATCGCCCTGCTCCGGCCGCCTGTCGGGAGCGATCCGATCAGTTTCCTCGCGCTGCTCTCTGCTACGTTCCCGGCTCCGGGCCTGCAATTGGGGCTGGGCTTCGCGCTGGACGCGGTAGGAGGACTTATCGGCGTCCATCGTAGCGTCGAGGTCAACGAATTACAGCGGCTGATCATGGACGGCAATGCCGACCGGGTGCTGTTTCCGGACAATGCCGTCGAGCGTGCCCGGGAGATCGTCGGATCGCTGGAAGCTGCGTTCCCGATCACCCCCGGCCGAATGCTTGTCGGGCCGATGGTGCGCATCACCTGGGGCGCACGCATCGTGTCGCTGTCGGGAGCGCTAATCCTGGAACTGCCCGCACCGGCGCGCGCGATACTGGTCGGGCGCCTCCTCATCTGCTTGCCCGATCCCTTTGTGCCGTTGATCCGGCTCCAGGCCAGCGTGCTCGGCCGGGTCGACCCCAGCGTTCCCGTGGTCGAATTGCTCGTATCGCTGACCGGATCCTGGATCGTCGGGCTCGCCGTGCGCGGCGAAATGTACATGCTCGTGCGCGGCGGTCACGACCCCGTATTCGTCTTGTCGGCCGGCGGCTTCCATCCCCGTTACACGCGCCCCGCCGGGGTGCCGGCGCTCAGCAGCCTACAGATCGATCTTGCCCCGAGCCTCGTGTTCGGGTTGCGGATGGAGGCCTATCTCGCGGTGACCTCCAATGCCGTCATGTTCGGCGGCCAAGTGCAGCTGGACGCGACGATCGCCGAATGCGGCGTGCAGGGTTGGCTCGGTCTGGACGCACTGTTCGTCTTTGACCCGGTTTTCGCGTTCTCGGTGCGTGTACGCGCGGGCGTGGCCGTCCGTGCGTTCGGCAGGCGGCTGGCCAGCGTCGGGCTGGATTTTACCCTCGAGGGACCGGCCCATTGGCATGCCTTCGGCACAGGCAGCATCTCGGTGCTGTTCTGGGATGTCGAATTGGACTTTGACATCGTTTGGGGTCAGCCGGCGGTGGGTCAGGAAGGCGGGCGCGATCCGATCGAGTCCCTGCGTGTAGCCGTGGGCATGGCTCAAGCCTGGATGGCGGAGCGACCGCAGACGGAGCGCAGTGCACTCATGCTCACCCCGGAGGCCAACAAGAAGCTCGCCAAAGGCGACATCGTGCATCCGGATGCCACCCTACGCGTGACCCAGACAGTGGTTCCGCTGGGCGTCCCGATCACCCGGTTCGAACGCCGCCAGGTGCCGGTGCAGACGTGGACGATCAAGGTGGTGACCCTCGGCCAGAGTACCGTCGACGTAGCAGGAAATCCGAACAAGTTCCCCGCGCTGGCCGAACGGTTCGTCCCCGGCGAGTATTTCGAGCTTACCGAGGACCAGCAGCTCAGCGGACCCGCCTTCGTCAATCACGCCGGCGGCGTGCGGGTAGACACGGACGGCGTTTCCGTCGGCGTCGGACACCGGGTCGACGACCGCTACGAGACTGCCTACGAGCCTCCTCCTCCTCTCCCGGCGCGGGAGTTCTCAGGCTGGGCTGGGCGCTACCGTGGCGAGGCAGTATATGCGGTCAGCGTGGCCGAGCGGCTGGAGCGCTGGCGCAGCTCCGACGCCACTGTGCGGGTGCGTCGGCCGACGCTGAGTGTGGCGGCCGTCAATGACCTGAGGCCCATGCTCAGCGACGTCTCGCTGGTCAATGCCACGGCGAATGTCTGGGAAGCGTTGCACCAACGGCTGGACACGGACCTGGCCGTGCAGCTCGTCGAGAGCTGGGAGCTGAACTCATGA